TGCGCATCGGCAAGGCCGGCGCATTCAGCCGCTCGAGCAGCAGCGACATGGCGGTGCGCCCCATCTCCTCCACCGGCTGCTCGATCACGGTGATGCCCGGCTCGACCAGCTCGGTCCAGCTCTCGTTGTCGAAGCCGGCCAGCGCCAGGTCCTGCGGGATGCGCAGGCCGGCGCCGCGCGCGGCCTTCAGCGCGCCCATCAGCAGCAGGCTGTTGCTGGCCACCAGCGCCTCGGGGCGCTCGGGCTGCGCCAGCCAGGCCTGCGCCTCGGCGGTCGCCGCCTCCGCGCTCGGCGCCACCTCGCGGTAGCTCGGCGCCAGGCCGTGCGCCTGCATCGCCGCCAGGTAGCCGTCGCGGCGCTCGGCGGCGGTGCTGCTGGTCTTGCCGAACAGCCCGCCGATGCGCTGGAAACCGCGCTCGGCCAGGTGCTCGATCAGCGCGCCCATCGCCGCGGCGTTGTCCAGCACCACGCTGTCGTGCACCCCGGCCTTGCCGGCGCGGTCGATCAGCACCACCGGGTAGTCGAAGTTCAATTTGGGCAGCTGGCTCTGGGTGGTGCGGGTCGGCGCGAAGATCAGGCCGCTGACCCGCTCCTCCTGCATCAGCTGCAGGTACAGCGCCTCGCGCTGCGGATCCTCGTCGGTGTTGCACAGGATCACGCGCATGCCGGCGCGGTAGGCCACGTCCTCGACCGCGCGGATCGCCGCGGTGAAGAACGGGTTGCGGATGTCGGCCACGATCAGCCCGACGATCCCCGAATGCTGCGAACGCAGCCGCCGCGCCATCAGGTTGGGCCGGTAGCCGGTCTCGCGCACCGCCGCCTCGACCCGCGCCCGCACGTCCTCGCTGACCGGGCCCTGGCCCAGCGCCCGCGACACCGTCGAGGTCGAGACCCCGGCCACCCGCGCCACGTCATGGATGCTGACTGTCACTGGCAACGTTCCCGCGAAACTTCCACTTCAACTCCTTTCCAAGCGGCGAGATCCGATAGTAACACCAGCATTTCCCCAATAAATTGTGCACTGCACATTGACTCTGGAGTGGGAACGTTCCCACACTCCACCCACTTGCTGTCCCAGACCCGAAGGATGTCCCGCGTGACCCAGACGAATCCCCCCGTATTGGTCGCCAGCGAACTGGTCCGCGTCAACGTCCAGGTCCGCGACAAGGCCGACGCCATCGCCCAGGCGGCGCAACTGCTGGTTGCCGCCGGCTGCGTGCCGCCGGCCTACACGGCCAGCATGCTGCGCCGCGAGGCCCTGGCCAACACCTTCCTCGGCCATGGCGTGGCGATCCCGCACTGCACCGGCGAGGACCGGCACCTGGTCCAGCGCGACGGCATCGCGGTGCTGCAGATCCGCGACGGCGTGGAATGGAACCCCGGGCAGACCACGCACCTGGTGGTCGCCATCGCCGCGCAGTCCGACACCCACATCACCCTGCTGCGGCGCCTGACCCGGCTGATCCAGGACCAGCCGCGGCTGGACGCGCTGTTCGCCAGCGACGACCCGCAGGCGATCGTCGACGCGCTGGGCCAGGACCCGGCCGCCGCCGCGAGCGGCGCCCCGGTCGCCGACCTGGCCGAGCGCTTCGACTGGACCGTGGCCTACCCCACCGGCCTGCACGCGCGCCCGGCCACGCGCTGGGTGGAGACCGCGCGCGGCTTCGCGGCGCGGATCCAGGTGCGTGCCGGCGATCAGGTCGGCGACGCCAAGAACCTGGTGTCGCTGCTGCAGCTGGGCCTGCATGCCGGCGACACGGTGACGATCTCGGCCGAAGGCCAGGACGCCGCCGCGGCGTTGGCGCGGCTGCGCAGCGTCATCGACGGCCTCACCGCAC
The Xanthomonas sp. AM6 DNA segment above includes these coding regions:
- a CDS encoding LacI family DNA-binding transcriptional regulator, producing the protein MTVSIHDVARVAGVSTSTVSRALGQGPVSEDVRARVEAAVRETGYRPNLMARRLRSQHSGIVGLIVADIRNPFFTAAIRAVEDVAYRAGMRVILCNTDEDPQREALYLQLMQEERVSGLIFAPTRTTQSQLPKLNFDYPVVLIDRAGKAGVHDSVVLDNAAAMGALIEHLAERGFQRIGGLFGKTSSTAAERRDGYLAAMQAHGLAPSYREVAPSAEAATAEAQAWLAQPERPEALVASNSLLLMGALKAARGAGLRIPQDLALAGFDNESWTELVEPGITVIEQPVEEMGRTAMSLLLERLNAPALPMRKVVLSGRCIVRGSSLR